DNA sequence from the Phoenix dactylifera cultivar Barhee BC4 chromosome 13, palm_55x_up_171113_PBpolish2nd_filt_p, whole genome shotgun sequence genome:
ACCTGCCCTCACCAAGCTATCCCAGCTTAGAATAACtagtttcttttcataaaaattatattgGTAGTATCATTGGTGATCAGCCTCAGCACCAACCTAGTGGGTAATAAGGGATTACATATGAAAAATATATGATCACATACAAAGTTATAAACTTTGATTTGTATAGGCTGATCGCAGTGAGTTTTACATTGGATTCCTAGAAGACCTATAACGAGAGACAAATAACTCATCAATATTGATGATCGAGGAGGTGGTTCCCGCTTCGACCATGAACCGAGACCAAAATTTGGtatgaatttgatgaaattaAACCTACTCGATCGGAGCCAACaaaaatcaattcaaaattaAATTTGAACCTGTTAAACATATGCTTGACTCAAATCCGATCGAGCTCATTATGTGAATACATGGGAAAAGAGCCTGAATCATATACCTGAAACCAGCTTGTAAGTACACGTTTTGGTGAGCTCGTAGCTTTTTCCTAGTGCAATAATGGCGTAATTTTAATATAACCTATAAACATATGGAAGCGATACACTCAAATCCCTGCCAAATCGTTGTTGAGATGGAAGTACTCATCCAACGTTATCAATTTCATTCTAAAGTGCATCCCGTAAACTTATGAATTTGGGGATTAGCTACTTCCTATACAACAGGCAACAGGAATTTTGCCAACGTGGCATTCTTATCAAATCATTTGacaattttcttttttgctacTATTAGGAAGAGATTTGCACCGATACGCCTCCATTAAAAAAGATATATTGTGGAAACAAACAAAACTACGGGGCCCCTCTCCTTCACACAAATTTCTTCAGGCCAATCACTTTATGCCTCGTGGAAGTGGGGGAACGTCTGTGTGCACTAATGTGTCTCGATAGCAGAACCAAATCCGGAAGGCCCAGGCGCGAACATCTGCGCATTGGAACGCATTGTTCAGCTATCGCCGCAGGCATAGGATGATGCCACGAGGAACCACTTACTTAGATGCGCGACACGTGTCGCCTTGCAGATTTAGCTGCGACGGCTCGGTTGCTGAATCCCCGTGAATTGGGACGGAGACTCCGTTCCCCTAGGGGTAGAGATCTCTCTCGATCTCTTCTTTATAATTACGGTAACGACGCCGATTCTCTCCGTCCCTCATCCCTCCCTTCGGGAACTCGTGACTGCGCGTCTCCATTCAAGTGGTGGTCGATCCATCTTTTTCTCTGTTCTCTGTTTCGATTTTCCCGTTTTTTCATCGATTTTTACAACTGGATCTTTGTCTATCTTGGATTTGATGGTGgctttttctttgatttctaTTGCGTTTTCTTGTAATCATGATCTCAAGTCGAGGGAAAGTAGAACACTCCaaaagatttgatttttttatggtTGGAAGAAGCTATTTTGGCCTGACACGGGATTGAAACTGCTAAGAAGAAGCcaactttttcctttctcttataATAACTAATTCCTGTTGAGGGAGGAGAAGATcagtgggaaaaaaaaagatgttttTTGAACTATGTTTTGGCTTTGATTCTTTGCAATCCTTTTCTCTTGCTGGTTTCAGCTGTAAAAACGGTCTGAAACTGGTCATGTTCGTGAGTTTATAGGAAGATAACTGCCAAGAGGAAGAAAGCTGTCTCCTTTCTTCATTTGCTCCCCTTTGATACTatgagggttttttttttggtcaaagaaGATTCTCCTTTGATAGTTCGCTTATAAATTTTGAGCCTTCAGCtactatataaatttttgaaatatttcaTTCATAATTGTTATTTATGTTTTGATTGTTTTATCTTTTTGGTTGCAGAAGATTGTTGCATGAAAGGTAGGATGAAGGTTAACGGGGTCTTGCTCTTGCTACTATGCTTGGGTTCAGCCTTATCAGCTGTTGTATGTAATCTTGTATCTCTTTAtgctctttaattttttttcattttgtgGTTTCTATTCAAATGGTTAAATTGATGTGCATGCAGATTGCGGCGCCACAAACATGCCCAGCGAACCTCGAGGCGAAATGTAATGACGCTTCTTCAGATGATTGGGAAGGTGAATTCTTTCCCGGCATTCCCAAGATCAAGTACGAGGTAAGAAGTCTGTGACCTATATGATTGATCTTTGCGAATGAAAACAGTTATTTCGCAATTACTTTGTACTCACATTGAAAATTCCATGTTTACATATTTggccttctctttttcttgtctcataATGCTGAAAATTGAATGGTTTTAGAAACTTTTAGTCGTCTACTTATATATTGCAGGGTCCTACCAGTAAAAACCCACTTTCTTACAAGTGGTATAATGCTGAGGAAGAGATTCTTGGAAAGAAAATGAAGGTTTGTTGCTTGTATGCAACGGATGTCAATTTGTTGTCATTTGAAGTACTCTGACACTCATAGTTTTTCACTTGATGGTGCAGGACTGGTTTAGATTTAGTGTTGCCTTCTGGCATACATTTCGTGGTACCGGAGCTGATCCTTTTGGTGCCCCGACAAAGTCATGGCCATGGGAGGATGGCACAAATTCACTGGCTATGGCCAAAAGAAGAAGTAAGATGATGAACACTGATTCTAACTAGTGGGTTCGAATGATGCATTGATGTGTCTATAATTTTTGTCAATGGAACAGTGAGGGCCCATTTTGAGTTCATGAACAAGCTAGGAGTTGAATGGTGGTGCTTTCATGACAGAGATATTGCCCCTGATGGTAAAACACTAGCGGTATGCCAGAGATGTTTAAggtcattcttttctatttatCTGCTTCAGGACTAGATGTTATTGCTGTGGCTTCGAACAATTGGACATCTATAGTAAGACTAAAGTTGCATTTTCATCTGAAGTATGACAGCCTTTAAAGTTAATCTGTAAAATCAAAACCTTCCCTCACCCAAAGTCTAATAATGCTTACTTCTTCCACCTCTTATTTGCCAACAGATTGGAACATCAGATGTtgatattttctattatttcaGCCTGTTTGGTGGAATGTCTAGAGTTTGATATATACATTAGAAATCATTAGGGAGATCACGTACTTTGCATCAAATGCAAAACATTTATGAATTTTTCTTACATATTTATCTATATATCATAGTGCATTCTGTTTATCTCAGGAAGCCAATGCAAACTTGGATGAAGTTGTTGCCCTTGCTAAGAATCTTCAGGTAAGACTATTGCATCACTTTAAATCATAGTATCATGCCATTTAATTACTGAATATTTTATCCATGCAATAGATTAAATGTACTCTTTTTCACCACAAACTTAAAGTATAGAAGTAGAGAAATCTTGTAGTCCTACTCTCCCTTCGTTAAATAAGTATCATACTTGTACAGGAGGGGAGTAAAATTAAACCATTGTGGGGTACAGCTCAGCTGTTCTTGCATTCACGATACATGCATGGAGCTGCTACTAGGTATTCCTTATTTGTTTAACAGTTTAGAGTTTCCAGACCTGTCCCATCCGCTTAGCGAAACTTTTTCTGTTCTTGCAGCTCAGAGGTTGGAGTATATGCGTATGCTGCAGCTCAAGTCAAGAAAGCCATGGAGGTGAGGTGTTCTGAGTTTTTAATGTTGCCTTTTGTCTCACCTATTTGCTTATACCATGCTTTACTTTTTCATAGGTCACACACTATCTGGGAGGAGAAAATTATGTTTTCTGGGGTGGGCGAGAAGGATACCAAACTCTCCTGAACACTGACATGCAAAGGGAGCTTGATCATCTGgtgtgaaaaaatatttatcgTAGCCAGTTTCACGAATTCTTGTAGTTTATCTGATTTTGACAAAGTTTGTATTGATTTGAAAAATGTTATATGTTTATTGGTCATCATACTtggtttataccattaaataggGAATCCTTCTGTTTTGCAGGCAAGATTTCTACAAGCTGCAGTCAActacaagaagaagattgggTTCAATGGTACTCTTTATGTTTTAAGTTGTACTAGCCAATATGCATCTCCATTATATGCACATATCGTATATTGAAGGCATCATCTTTTAAGGAATCATGAGATTCTTTGCATCAGtacaatttttattttcatctGCTTGTTGTAAGCATTAATAGAGGGTGAGCCTTGGCACAATGGTAAGATTGCTCCATTTTGACCTGGAGGTCAAAAGTTCAAAACATGGAAAGTCTTTTTGCACATGGAGGTAAGGTCGTATGCATCCGACCCTCTGCAGAGCCTCGTGCATTGGGCtgtcttttttttgttgtgaGCATTAATAAGTGGATGAAAAAATTACAAGTTTCGTCGCCTGCCTTTATAGTGAAGAGAAGAGATAAATTTCTAGGTTATTAGAGTAAGTGATGTTTGTGATATACcttcgctgtggtttttgatcCGATGCAATTATCAACATTCTTGCTAGAATGTCTTTTATCTTTTCAAGATGTAGTCAGATGACAAATTATCTTTTCCTTCCAGGAACTCTACTAATAGAGCCTAAGCCTCAAGAACCTACAAAACATCAGTATGTACTAAAgctaaaattataataaatggtTATTTGCCTGCATTTTTGTATTTCTTTGGTTCTGAGTTTATTTATATCAGGTACGATTGGGATGCTGCAACTGCATTTGCTTTTCTACAGAAGTATGGCCTTTTAGGTAATGTTTTTCTGCTTGCCCTCATTTTGTATTTTTAGTTGGATTGGTGATACAACTTATAATATACAAAAATATTGTTAACCAGATTTTATatgtatctttttgcataataaTTGAAGTTATTTACTTATtccatcaaaaatagattttgctGGGGACCTTCTTGCTTTAATGTAACCTACATAATCAAACAACTTGAAGATATGAATACGTATAG
Encoded proteins:
- the LOC103711739 gene encoding xylose isomerase isoform X1; translation: MRDTCRLADLAATARLLNPRELGRRLRSPRGRDLSRSLLYNYEDCCMKGRMKVNGVLLLLLCLGSALSAVIAAPQTCPANLEAKCNDASSDDWEGEFFPGIPKIKYEGPTSKNPLSYKWYNAEEEILGKKMKDWFRFSVAFWHTFRGTGADPFGAPTKSWPWEDGTNSLAMAKRRMRAHFEFMNKLGVEWWCFHDRDIAPDGKTLAEANANLDEVVALAKNLQEGSKIKPLWGTAQLFLHSRYMHGAATSSEVGVYAYAAAQVKKAMEVTHYLGGENYVFWGGREGYQTLLNTDMQRELDHLARFLQAAVNYKKKIGFNGTLLIEPKPQEPTKHQYDWDAATAFAFLQKYGLLGEFKLNIECNHATLSGHSCHHELETARINGLLGNVDANTGDPQIGWDTDQFLTDIAEATLVMLSVVRNGGLAPGGFNFDAKLRRESTDVEDMFIAHISGMDTLARGLHNVAKLIEDGSLDELVRKRYSSFDTEIGALVEAGKADFETLEKKAMEWGEPSVPSGKQELAEMIFQSAL
- the LOC103711739 gene encoding xylose isomerase isoform X2, which codes for MKGRMKVNGVLLLLLCLGSALSAVIAAPQTCPANLEAKCNDASSDDWEGEFFPGIPKIKYEGPTSKNPLSYKWYNAEEEILGKKMKDWFRFSVAFWHTFRGTGADPFGAPTKSWPWEDGTNSLAMAKRRMRAHFEFMNKLGVEWWCFHDRDIAPDGKTLAEANANLDEVVALAKNLQEGSKIKPLWGTAQLFLHSRYMHGAATSSEVGVYAYAAAQVKKAMEVTHYLGGENYVFWGGREGYQTLLNTDMQRELDHLARFLQAAVNYKKKIGFNGTLLIEPKPQEPTKHQYDWDAATAFAFLQKYGLLGEFKLNIECNHATLSGHSCHHELETARINGLLGNVDANTGDPQIGWDTDQFLTDIAEATLVMLSVVRNGGLAPGGFNFDAKLRRESTDVEDMFIAHISGMDTLARGLHNVAKLIEDGSLDELVRKRYSSFDTEIGALVEAGKADFETLEKKAMEWGEPSVPSGKQELAEMIFQSAL